The following coding sequences are from one Hyalangium gracile window:
- a CDS encoding peptidylprolyl isomerase, whose protein sequence is MEWGIGCILAIGLVACESPEVVAKVGDTTVTRADLALYVQARADERPIEQSLEGLVDRALMAEGARRAGLLKDPQVAARVEAARREVLANAYLDREASQPVTFEALRKRYEAQRETLARTQVHVAHIVVRLSPDADARARTEAQARINNIYARVVSGEDFAAVARQASEDAATGARGGDLGPIREGQVDPRFFSAVSDLKVGTVSQPFETAFGLHVARALEPPQKVVPSFEEVRGQLAAQARHEAAEALMKRLREDISVKRYPERLSGLSEQRKSDGEESR, encoded by the coding sequence ATGGAGTGGGGGATCGGCTGCATCCTGGCGATCGGGCTCGTGGCCTGTGAGTCCCCGGAGGTGGTGGCCAAGGTCGGCGATACGACCGTGACCCGCGCCGATCTGGCGCTCTACGTCCAGGCGCGAGCGGATGAGCGCCCGATCGAGCAGTCCTTGGAGGGGCTGGTCGATCGAGCGCTGATGGCCGAGGGAGCGCGGCGGGCGGGGCTGTTGAAGGATCCGCAGGTGGCGGCGCGGGTGGAGGCGGCGCGCCGCGAGGTGCTGGCCAACGCCTATCTCGACAGGGAGGCGTCCCAGCCCGTCACCTTCGAGGCGCTCCGGAAGCGCTACGAGGCTCAGCGCGAGACGCTGGCGCGCACGCAGGTGCACGTGGCCCACATCGTGGTGCGCCTGTCTCCGGATGCGGATGCACGGGCGCGCACGGAGGCGCAGGCGCGCATCAACAACATCTACGCGCGCGTGGTGAGCGGAGAGGACTTCGCGGCCGTGGCCCGTCAGGCATCCGAGGATGCCGCCACGGGGGCGCGAGGCGGAGATCTGGGCCCCATACGGGAGGGGCAGGTGGATCCGCGCTTCTTCTCGGCGGTGTCGGACTTGAAGGTGGGGACGGTGTCCCAGCCTTTCGAGACAGCCTTCGGGCTCCACGTGGCGCGCGCGTTGGAGCCGCCCCAGAAGGTGGTGCCCTCCTTTGAAGAAGTCCGCGGCCAGCTCGCGGCACAGGCGCGGCATGAAGCCGCCGAGGCATTGATGAAGCGGTTGCGAGAGGACATCTCGGTGAAGCGCTATCCGGAGCGGCTGTCCGGTCTGTCCGAGCAGCGGAAGTCCGACGGGGAGGAGTCCCGATGA